GGATCATTTTGGTGTCTTTGTTCCAATTGGCTTCAATTACACCATCCGTTTTTAACGAACCTTCTATGGTCTCCTTGCACATGCCGCAGTTTCCCCAAACCTTAAATTCAGTGGTTTTGGCACTCGACGGCGCGCAGGATGAAAGATAAGCAAGCGATAGACTCAATGCTATATATATAGCAACTTTTAAATTTTTCATTTCTTTGAATTTACAGGTTAAAATTAATTTGAAGGATGATG
This genomic stretch from Bacteroidota bacterium harbors:
- a CDS encoding heavy-metal-associated domain-containing protein, with translation MKNLKVAIYIALSLSLAYLSSCAPSSAKTTEFKVWGNCGMCKETIEGSLKTDGVIEANWNKDTKMIRVKYDTLAVTLADIHKQIANAGYDTEKMKGDDSAYANLHECCQYKRKE